A stretch of the Anaeromyxobacter sp. genome encodes the following:
- a CDS encoding nuclear transport factor 2 family protein, producing MKQDIEVLEANQAFYRAFTARDVEAMAALWARQAPVACVHPGWDVLDGREEVLGSFRAILESGGAPEVRCTLAQAHLLGEVAFVTCHELVQGARLVATNLFVREEGAWRLCHHQASQLAPGQARARPPEPELRS from the coding sequence ATGAAGCAAGACATCGAGGTCCTCGAGGCCAACCAGGCGTTCTACCGCGCGTTCACGGCGCGCGACGTGGAGGCCATGGCGGCCCTGTGGGCCCGCCAGGCGCCGGTGGCCTGCGTGCACCCCGGCTGGGACGTGCTCGACGGGCGCGAGGAGGTGCTGGGGAGCTTCCGCGCCATCCTCGAGTCGGGCGGCGCGCCCGAGGTGCGCTGCACGCTGGCCCAGGCCCACCTGCTCGGCGAGGTGGCCTTCGTCACCTGCCACGAGCTGGTGCAGGGCGCGCGCCTGGTGGCCACCAACCTCTTCGTGCGGGAGGAGGGGGCCTGGCGACTGTGCCACCACCAGGCCTCGCAGCTGGCGCCAGGGCAGGCGCGGGCCCGGCCGCCAGAGCCCGAGCTGCGCAGCTGA
- a CDS encoding NfeD family protein — translation MIWWLWVLAGIALLAFEVATPGGFFALFFGVGALLVAPLAAFGFSETVQWFAFSVLSLVGLVTLRGPMLRRLNRQPERAAELVGEQAVLLADLPAGGEGKAELRGTPWTARATSGIPLKAGQRCLVERVDGLTLWLRAE, via the coding sequence ATGATCTGGTGGCTCTGGGTGCTGGCCGGGATCGCGCTCCTGGCGTTCGAGGTGGCCACGCCGGGCGGCTTCTTCGCCCTGTTCTTCGGGGTGGGGGCGCTGCTGGTGGCGCCGCTGGCGGCCTTCGGCTTCTCCGAGACCGTGCAGTGGTTCGCCTTCTCGGTCCTCTCGCTGGTCGGCCTGGTGACCCTGCGCGGGCCGATGCTGCGGCGCCTCAACCGCCAGCCGGAGCGCGCCGCCGAGCTGGTGGGCGAGCAGGCGGTGCTGCTCGCCGACCTGCCGGCCGGCGGCGAGGGGAAGGCCGAGCTGCGCGGCACCCCGTGGACCGCCCGCGCCACCTCCGGCATCCCGCTCAAGGCCGGGCAGCGCTGCCTGGTGGAGCGCGTGGACGGCCTCACCCTCTGGCTGCGCGCCGAGTAG
- a CDS encoding paraslipin, protein MESVSAALVISIVVAIFAIFVVVKTAVVVPQQSAFVVERLGKFQAVLDAGFHILLPFIDVIRYRHTLKEQALDIPEQICITSDNVQVAVDGLIYLKVLDPQRASYGISDYYYAISQLAQTALRSEVGKISLDRTFEERGYINSQVVTELDKASAAWGVKVLRYEIKNITPPQDVLAAMEKQMRAEREKRAVILGSEGERDAAVNSAEGQKQQVIKASEAKRQQQINEADGQAHAIQAIATATAEGIRKVAEAINSEGGVEAVQLRVAEKYVEQFGHIARTTNTVVLPASLSDVGSMIALAMNVLKTGKPQEPLRTTAAPRPGAPPSMPPRQP, encoded by the coding sequence ATGGAATCCGTCAGCGCCGCCCTCGTCATCTCCATCGTGGTGGCCATCTTCGCCATCTTCGTGGTCGTCAAGACCGCCGTGGTCGTCCCGCAGCAGAGCGCCTTCGTGGTGGAGCGGCTCGGCAAGTTCCAGGCGGTGCTCGACGCCGGCTTCCACATCCTGCTGCCCTTCATCGACGTCATCCGCTACCGCCACACCTTGAAGGAGCAGGCGCTCGACATCCCCGAGCAGATCTGCATCACCAGCGACAACGTGCAGGTGGCGGTGGACGGCCTGATCTACCTGAAGGTGCTCGACCCGCAGCGGGCCAGCTACGGCATCTCCGACTACTACTACGCCATCAGCCAGCTGGCGCAGACCGCGCTGCGCAGCGAGGTCGGCAAGATCTCGCTCGACCGCACCTTCGAGGAGCGCGGCTACATCAACTCCCAGGTGGTGACCGAGCTCGACAAGGCCTCGGCCGCCTGGGGCGTCAAGGTGCTGCGCTACGAGATCAAGAACATCACCCCGCCGCAGGACGTGCTGGCCGCCATGGAGAAGCAGATGCGGGCCGAGCGGGAGAAGCGGGCCGTCATCCTCGGCTCCGAGGGCGAGCGCGACGCCGCCGTCAACAGCGCCGAGGGGCAGAAGCAGCAGGTCATCAAGGCCTCCGAGGCCAAGCGGCAGCAGCAGATCAACGAGGCCGACGGCCAGGCCCACGCCATCCAGGCCATCGCCACCGCCACCGCCGAGGGCATCCGCAAGGTGGCCGAGGCCATCAACTCCGAGGGCGGCGTGGAGGCGGTGCAGCTCCGCGTGGCCGAGAAGTACGTCGAGCAGTTCGGCCACATCGCCAGGACCACCAACACGGTGGTCCTGCCGGCCAGCCTCTCCGACGTGGGCTCGATGATCGCCCTGGCCATGAACGTGCTCAAGACCGGCAAGCCCCAGGAGCCGCTGCGCACCACCGCCGCGCCCCGGCCCGGCGCGCCGCCGTCCATGCCGCCGCGCCAGCCGTAG
- the amt gene encoding ammonium transporter, whose translation MRHLSPRATRALATVASVALLFAGKALAQPAAEAAPVFTQAMADSIASQKVAMDTIWVMLTAFLVFFMNLGFALVESGFCRAKNTVNILFKNFVVFAVSSLVFLAVGYGLMFGDGNPIVGTSGLFFASGADNSPAMGDAYQGVYKSLSWTGVPLWAKFFFQLVFAGTAATIVSGAVAERIKFSSFLIFTLFLVGIIYPIGGHMIWGGGWLAGMGFLDFAGSTVVHSIGGWSALAGIIVLGPRIGKYGADGKINVIPGHNMTSAAIGVFVLWFGWFGFNPGSTMAADGASIAHVATTTNVAAAAGTISSMIAAWVFLKKPDLGITLNGCLAGLVAITAPCAFVSVGSALVIGLIAGLLVVAAVIFFDKIKIDDPVGATAVHLANGVFGTIAVGLFADPTVAPCASVAKPGLFFGGGMAQLTPQLIGAAVVGAGTFVAAMVFWYITKAITGGIRVTAEEEIEGLDMGEHGNVAYPEFHR comes from the coding sequence ATGAGACACCTGTCCCCACGCGCCACCCGCGCCCTTGCCACCGTGGCCTCCGTCGCCCTGCTGTTCGCCGGCAAGGCCCTCGCCCAGCCCGCCGCCGAGGCCGCCCCGGTCTTCACGCAGGCCATGGCCGACTCCATCGCCAGCCAGAAGGTGGCCATGGACACCATCTGGGTGATGCTGACCGCCTTCCTGGTCTTCTTCATGAACCTGGGCTTCGCCCTGGTCGAGTCCGGCTTCTGCCGGGCCAAGAACACCGTCAACATCCTCTTCAAGAACTTCGTGGTGTTCGCGGTCTCGTCGCTGGTCTTCCTGGCGGTGGGCTACGGCCTGATGTTCGGCGACGGCAACCCCATCGTCGGCACCAGCGGCCTCTTCTTCGCCAGCGGCGCCGACAACAGCCCGGCCATGGGCGACGCCTACCAGGGCGTCTACAAGTCGCTCAGCTGGACCGGCGTGCCCCTGTGGGCCAAGTTCTTCTTCCAGCTGGTCTTCGCCGGCACCGCCGCCACCATCGTCTCCGGCGCCGTGGCCGAGCGCATCAAGTTCTCCTCCTTCCTGATCTTCACGCTCTTCCTGGTCGGCATCATCTACCCGATCGGCGGCCACATGATCTGGGGCGGCGGCTGGCTGGCCGGCATGGGCTTCCTCGACTTCGCCGGCTCCACGGTGGTCCACTCCATCGGCGGCTGGTCGGCCCTGGCCGGCATCATCGTGCTCGGCCCCCGCATCGGGAAGTACGGCGCCGACGGCAAGATCAACGTCATCCCCGGCCACAACATGACCTCGGCCGCCATCGGCGTGTTCGTGCTCTGGTTCGGCTGGTTCGGCTTCAACCCGGGCTCGACCATGGCGGCCGACGGCGCCTCCATCGCCCACGTGGCCACCACCACCAACGTGGCGGCCGCCGCCGGCACCATCTCCTCGATGATCGCCGCCTGGGTCTTCCTGAAGAAGCCCGACCTCGGCATCACCCTGAACGGCTGCCTGGCCGGCCTGGTGGCCATCACCGCCCCGTGCGCCTTCGTCAGCGTGGGCAGCGCGCTGGTCATCGGCCTGATCGCCGGCCTGCTGGTGGTCGCGGCCGTCATCTTCTTCGACAAGATCAAGATCGACGACCCGGTCGGCGCCACCGCCGTGCACCTCGCCAACGGCGTCTTCGGCACCATCGCGGTCGGCCTCTTCGCCGACCCGACCGTGGCCCCCTGCGCCTCGGTCGCCAAGCCCGGCCTCTTCTTCGGCGGCGGGATGGCGCAGCTCACCCCGCAGCTGATCGGCGCGGCGGTGGTGGGCGCCGGCACCTTCGTGGCGGCGATGGTCTTCTGGTACATCACCAAGGCCATCACCGGCGGCATCCGCGTCACCGCCGAGGAGGAGATCGAGGGGCTCGACATGGGCGAGCACGGCAACGTCGCCTACCCCGAGTTCCACCGGTAG